From Neodiprion pinetum isolate iyNeoPine1 chromosome 7, iyNeoPine1.2, whole genome shotgun sequence, a single genomic window includes:
- the LOC124223624 gene encoding biorientation of chromosomes in cell division protein 1-like 1, which translates to MEAVDIGSTLLAGDPRLVDHIVGEVKSQGIFDQFRKECIADVDTKPAYQNLRTRVESSVNTFLCKQIWKPDMNKNQLRENLRKHIHDAAYLDVGVERIVDQVVNPKVYSVFMSQIEDVVHKFLGIERPKEREKNGTKSLKDLLPKDLDPVSPESDKNSLKDVSLESVDANLTATVVSNDHLPPKDANKTEINIQSNENSNDKSANDCNSANRQSENLNDQSDGTTKNSNKNLFSSNLNISGKSDDKPEEEEEDSPMFEPIDIMNFNESNDSHLSGISELTSHRSRSPDFSNDFSRENLDFSNHDSQLSKVSSDSRLSIVTDFGLSNHATTPMLPEASKEESNKGKSVESVHIRSSKDNFKAIRDIESNKGNSKDGRNLLEIIQSKETSLELRDCKDSKSIKASIDSTDAGVKDKNDSKDKYKDSDAKKTKSSKDKDDIKELKSYKDRDKDHRKKQTSHSSSKHEKTDKYSKDKYKEKSDKSRDSFEKPKENLEKGKEAEKLKEEKRDSDKKESVGKDLKDIYKEKIRELREKKELTEKEKLAKDPKESKSTRDSRDRKDSSRDRRDSRSSSAKNSSRHEDKASKNDDKSVVKTDSKSSSKGNELKDPKSETKDKGKRDDKWQSKDGKESRSKSYSNAKSDSTEKSDKSEAKKEGKNDIQTKDLERNERSDARRDSKLETKKDLKTEPQSKDCEKNDRLEAKKDSKVDSQNKERKRKNDKKTKAKDDHFSLRKNPSERRSTDRDGSNGSSSKNSQKSSSSSIANSGRTGSSSLTKESGGTSNSSSETSDSVDISPSDEIMSPIESMEKDKESVNRVKPLTIKITNENETSQPNYYIESDLMPKRVELGHAELSLPLKKRPLQTDISAPNPNDFKVKKPKFAKNFQEAKKLMKIRKKMEKQRMKEYEAAKEKFQMANHSDKPTALPATDKDKESPMLPDDERVQIIEVTDDDYEEPYPDLSMKEINISLERQSISSLENPLVFNPEENLANVLEKQSTLSEMEKSIRRSLEDMISDRKLTELKTQVENSNDSMASMTSVQNKASVATVHDVVDVPKQSETGSKSETTVINSGNKRSSITKAAFDRTINDALANNLMEMKYTFEAEAKVLQSLESKKDIVEDSVKSIIHDEQKGDDDCLGVRVSEEPMSSNVYNKLNADTTDKVALSTADDEHNHCLYFEADNERAVRFSKFLKSVEFEALEDSKGQQNSTESLEKILESLGGQIVSSLPKTMAPPMPKRKQSTSPLMDIILNSSNNNNIRQTIKESTPEVESSPYKKRKLGRPKKHRAVANICAIQNLPNGENFVMPLSPESDVSATSEKNLLHLLKEDKSRQRSSQRYSSDDLYKPRPFFSSSSRRSRRTNQA; encoded by the exons ATGGAGGCGGTGGATATTGGCAGCACTCTTTTGGCCGGAGATCCGCGCTTGGTTGATCACATAGTTGGGGAAGTTAAATCGCAAGGAATTTTCGATCAGTTCCGGAAGGAATGCATCGCTGATGTTGACACAAAG CCAGCGTATCAAAACTTGCGTACCAGGGTCGAAAGTTCCGTCAATACATTTCTGTGCAAGCAAATATGGAAGCCGGACATGAACAAAAATCAACTGCGAGAAAACTTACGAAAGCACATACACGACGCGGCCTACTTGGATGTTGGAGTAGAACGCATCGTCGATCAAGTTGTTAACCCAAAAGTCTATTCGGTATTTATGTCGCAAATCGAAGATGTGGTGCATAAATTTCTTGGGATTGAACGACCCAaagaacgtgaaaaaaatggtacaaAAAGCCTCAAGGATTTGCTACCTAAAGATTTGGATCCTGTTTCACCAGAGTCGGACAAGAACAGCTTGAAAGATGTTTCACTCGAATCTGTGGATGCGAACTTGACTGCGACTGTTGTAAGCAACGATCATTTACCACCGAAAGATGCaaataaaacagaaataaatattcagaGTAACGAAAATAGCAACGATAAATCGGCAAACGATTGTAACTCGGCGAACAGACaatctgaaaatttaaatgatcAATCCGATGGGACTACAAAGAATTCTAACAAAAATCTCTTTTCTTCGAATTTGAACATTTCTGGAAAATCGGATGATAAACctgaagaggaagaagaggataGTCCGATGTTTGAACCGATAGatataatgaattttaatgaatCTAATGATTCACATTTGTCGGGTATTTCAGAACTTACAAGCCATAGATCACGAAGCCCagatttttccaatgatttTTCAAGAGAAAACTTGGACTTTAGTAATCACGACTCTCAACTGAGTAAGGTTTCCTCAGATTCTCGACTGTCAATAGTCACTGATTTCGGTTTGTCCAATCATGCAACGACGCCAATGTTACCCGAAGCTTCGAAGGAGGAGAGCAACAAAGGAAAGTCGGTGGAATCTGTTCACATTAGAAGTAGCAAAGATAATTTCAAAGCAATTCGAGATATTGAATCAAATAAAGGTAACAGCAAGgatggaagaaatttattggaaattattcaaagtaaGGAAACGTCGCTGGAACTTCGAGATTGCAAGGATTCAAAAAGTATTAAAGCCTCGATAGATTCCACTGATGCTGGAGTCAAGGATAAAAATGACTCCAAAGATAAATATAAAGACAGCGATGCTAAAAAGACAAAGTCTAGCAAAGATAAGGACGATATCAAGGAATTGAAATCTTATAAGGACCGAGACAAGGATCACAGAAAGAAACAGACTTCGCACAGCAGTTCTAAGCATGAAAAAACCGATAAATATTCGAAAGATAAATACAAGGAAAAGTCTGACAAAAGCCGtgacagttttgaaaaaccCAAAGAGAATTTAGAGAAGGGCAAAGAGGCAGAGAAGCtcaaagaagagaaaagggattcagacaaaaaagaaagcgTTGGAAAGGATTTGAAAGatatttataaagaaaaaattcgcgaattaagagagaaaaaagagttGACCGAAAAGGAGAAACTGGCTAAAGATCCCAAAGAGTCTAAATCAACTAGAGATTCTAGAGACAGAAAAGACTCATCAAGAGATCGGCGAGATTCAAGGAGCTCTTCTGCCAAAAACTCTAGTCGTCACGAGGACAAAGCAAGTAAAAATGATGACAAGTCAGTCGTTAAAACAGACAGCAAATCGTCGAGCAAAGGCAACGAACTCAAAGACCCTAAAAGCGAAACAAAGGACAAAGGGAAGCGTGATGACAAATGGCAGTCTAAAGATGGCAAAGAGAGCCGAAGTAAAAGTTACAGTAATGCAAAAAGTGATTCGACAGAAAAGAGCGACAAGTCTGAGGCAAAGAAAGAAGGTAAAAATGATATTCAAACGAAAGATTTGGAGCGAAATGAGCGATCTGATGCAAGGAGAGATTCGAAATTGGAGAcaaaaaaagatttgaaaactGAACCACAGAGTAAAGATTGTGAGAAGAATGATCGATTGGAAGCGAAGAAAGACTCGAAGGTCGATTCCCAGAACAAAGAACGAAAGAGGAAAAATGATAAGAAAACAAAAGCAAAAGACGATCATTTCAGTTTGAGGAAGAATCCAAGTGAGCGACGCTCGACTGACCGAGACGGCTCAAATGGATCGAGTAGCAAAAATTCGCAGAAGAGTAGCTCAAGCTCCATTGCCAATTCGGGTAGAACAGGTTCTAGCAGCTTGACTAAAGAATCGGGCGGGACGAGCAATTCTAGCAGCGAAACATCCGATAGTGTAGATATTTCACCGAGCGATGAAATCATGTCCCCGATTGAATCAATGGAAAAGGATAAGGAAAGCGTAAATAGAGTGAAACCTTTGACGATTAAAATAACAAACGAGAATGAAACTAGCCAACCCAACTATTACATCGAATCAGATTTGATGCCTAAAAGAGTAGAACTAGGGCATGCCGAACTGAGTTTACCATTGAAAAAACGTCCGTTACAAACGGATATCTCTGCACCAAATCCGAATGACTTCAAGGTGAAGAAACCAAAGTTTGCAAAGAACTTTCAAGAAGCAAAAAAACTGATGAAAATCAGAAAGAAAATGGAGAAACAGAGAATGAAAGAATACGAAGCAGCCAAAGAGAAATTTCAGATGGCTAATCATTCTGATAAGCCTACAGCATTGCCGGCAACTGATAAAGACAAAGAGTCTCCTATGCTTCCGGACGATGAGAGGGTTCAAATTATAGAGGTCACCGACGACGACTATGAAGAACCTTATCCGGATCTTTCgatgaaagaaataaacatCAGTCTTGAACGACAATCTATATCCAGTTTAGAAAATCCGCTAGTCTTTAATCCTGAAGAAAATTTGGCGAATGTTTTGGAAAAGCAATCCACGTTGTCGGAAatggagaaatcgattagacGTTCGTTAGAAGATATGATATCGGACAGAAAATTAACAGAATTAAAAACGCAGGTGGAAAATAGTAACGATTCAATGGCATCCATGACAAGTGTCCAAAATAAAGCATCCGTCGCAACTGTACACGATGTTGTCGATGTACCAAAACAGAGTGAAACAGGATCTAAGTCCGAAACTACAGTAATCAACTCGGGGAATAAGAGGTCCAGCATTACGAAAGCTGCTTTTGACAGGACAATTAATGATGCATTAGCGAACAATCTAATGGAGATGAAATATACATTTGAAGCCGAAGCAAAGGTCTTGCAGAGTTTGGAATCCAAAAAAGACATAGTAGAAGATTCAGTGAAATCAATAATACATGACGAACAAAAAGGCGATGATGATTGTCTAGGTGTCAGAGTATCTGAAGAACCAATGTCCTCAAATGTATATAACAAATTAAATGCTGACACTACTGATAAAGTTGCATTATCAACGGCGGACGACGAACATAATCATTGTTTGTACTTTGAAGCCGACAACGAGAGAGCTgtgagattttcaaaatttttgaaatccgtCGAGTTTGAGGCCCTAGAAGATAGTAAAGGTCAACAAAATTCTACAGAGTCTCTTGAAAAGATTTTAGAAAGTCTAGGAGGTCAAATCGTTTCGTCATTGCCTAAGACAATGGCGCCGCCCATGCCAAAGCGGAAACAATCGACGAGTCCTTTGATGGATATTATATTGAATAGTTCGAATAATAACAACATTCGTCAGACGATAAAAGAATCGACGCCAGAGGTCGAGTCGAGTCCTTATAAAAAACGAAAGCTGGGCCGTCCTAAGAAACATAGAGCTGTCGCTAACATATGCGCGATCCAAAATTTACCCAATGGAGAGAACTTTGTTATGCCTTTGAGCCCGGAAAGCGACGTGTCTGCCACTAGTGAGAAGAATTTGCTTCATCTCCTAAAAGAGGACAAAAG CCGGCAGAGAAGCAGTCAACGTTACTCAAGTGACGACCTTTACAAGCCCAGGCCTTTTTTCTCCAGCTCGTCCAGGCGAAGTAGAAGAACCAACCAGGCATAG